In Rhinatrema bivittatum chromosome 1, aRhiBiv1.1, whole genome shotgun sequence, a single genomic region encodes these proteins:
- the LOC115082406 gene encoding eotaxin-like, translating to MSVWILPVLAVLLCVTTMQGSDSRPIDCCMSIRDENIPIGRLQAYEIQRPEGSCHSKAVVFITKTNRRLCAPSDAKWVKNRMKQLDKMKINPNMRKGKDRKKKQKKSKTSKGIPATREGGSSRRT from the exons ATGTCCGTCTGGATCCTCCCAGTCCTGGCTGTTCTGCTGTGCGTTACCACCATGCAAG GCAGCGACAGCAGGCCCATAGACTGCTGCATGAGCATCCGCGATGAGAACATCCCCATCGGCAGACTGCAGGCATATGAAATCCAGAGGCCGGAAGGGAGCTGCCATTCTAAAGCAGTTGT CTTCATCACAAAGACAAACCGAAGACTGTGCGCTCCTTCTGATGCCAAGTGGGTCAAAAATCGAATGAAGCAACTGGACAAAATGAAGATAAATCCGAATATGAGAAAAGGAAAGGATAGgaagaagaagcaaaaaaaatccaaaacatcaaAGGGAATTCCAGCAACAAGAGAAGGAGGGAGCTCAAG